One part of the Amyelois transitella isolate CPQ chromosome 10, ilAmyTran1.1, whole genome shotgun sequence genome encodes these proteins:
- the LOC106133079 gene encoding ADP-ribosylation factor-like protein 6-interacting protein 4 — protein sequence MGKEKSKKRHRSSSEDSSSSSSSDSSHEKKKLRKLKKKLKKEQRKTEKALKKKLREEKKKLKKKHRSKSSSGSRDESNLEETPADIPIELMEKSKAMAPMTKEEWEKKQSVVRRVLDEDTGRYRLIKGDGEVLEEIVSRDRHKQINRQATQADGEFFQSNTVHKKAS from the exons ATGggaaaagaaaaatctaaaaagCGGCATCGAAGTTCTAGCGAAGATAGTTCTAGTTCCAGTAGCTCAGATTCTTCTCATGAAAAGAAAAAGCTCCGGAAATTgaagaagaaattaaaaaaggaacaaCGAAAAACTGAGAAAGCGTTAAAGAAAAAGCTGAGAGAGGAAAAGAAGAAGCTGAAAAAGAAACATAGGAGCAAGAGTTCGAGCGGCAGCCGCGATGAAAGCAATCTCGAAGAAACGCCGGCGGATATACCGATAG aaCTAATGGAGAAATCTAAAGCTATGGCACCAATGACCAAAGAAGAATGGGAGAAAAAGCAAAGTGTTGTCCGAAGAGTTCTGGATGAAGACACAGGAAGATATAG GTTAATAAAAGGAGATGGAGAAGTTTTAGAAGAAATTGTGTCAAGAGATAGGCACAAGCAGATCAACAGACAAGCCACACAGGCTGACGGAGAATTCTTCCAATCCAACACTGTCCATAAGAAAGCTTCCTAG